A genomic stretch from Petrimonas mucosa includes:
- the murD gene encoding UDP-N-acetylmuramoyl-L-alanine--D-glutamate ligase — protein MNDELVVLGGGESGVGSAILAKVKGLSVFLSDSGLLKEEHRKTLLDHGIDFEEGGHSEEKILQASEVVKSPGIPDTTPLMRKIREKGIRVISEIEFAGRYTNARMICITGSNGKTTTASLIYHILKSAGLNVGLGGNIGRSFARQVAEEHYDYYVLELSSFQLEGVYDFKADIAVLMNITPDHLDRYDHDMQKYVDAKMRIVRNHKMGDSFIYWMDDPVVTKELEKLKPASDIYSFTEKNNHLATAYSEGNKMYIQTKGTLFDMELELLALQGMHNLYNSMASGIVAKLLDISDDNLRLALSDFKGVPHRLEKVASVRGVQYINDSKATNVNSCWYALQSMRTKVVLILGGTDKGNDYSEIEDLVRQKVRALIFLGKDNSKLHAYFDGIVPSIEDAGSMKEAVDAAYRLAKKGDTVLLSPCCASFDLFQNYEDRGNQFKDCVRRL, from the coding sequence ATGAATGATGAACTGGTTGTATTAGGAGGTGGAGAATCGGGTGTAGGCAGTGCAATCCTGGCCAAGGTAAAAGGACTCAGTGTCTTCCTTTCCGACTCCGGGCTGCTGAAGGAGGAGCATCGTAAAACGCTTCTCGACCATGGAATCGATTTCGAAGAGGGAGGCCACTCCGAAGAGAAGATTCTACAGGCAAGTGAGGTGGTGAAGAGTCCAGGTATCCCTGACACTACCCCCCTGATGCGGAAGATCCGAGAGAAGGGGATACGGGTGATTTCCGAGATTGAGTTTGCTGGCAGGTATACCAATGCCAGAATGATCTGCATTACCGGCAGCAACGGAAAGACAACCACAGCCAGTCTGATTTATCACATCCTGAAATCGGCGGGACTGAATGTGGGATTAGGTGGAAACATCGGACGGAGCTTTGCCAGACAGGTGGCAGAGGAGCATTACGACTATTATGTGCTGGAATTGAGTAGTTTCCAGCTAGAAGGTGTGTATGACTTCAAGGCGGATATTGCCGTGTTGATGAATATCACGCCAGATCATCTAGACCGTTACGATCACGATATGCAGAAGTATGTGGATGCCAAGATGCGGATTGTTCGCAACCATAAGATGGGTGATTCCTTCATTTACTGGATGGATGACCCGGTAGTGACGAAAGAGCTTGAAAAGCTTAAACCCGCATCAGATATCTACTCTTTTACTGAAAAAAATAATCACTTGGCTACCGCTTATTCGGAGGGCAATAAAATGTATATACAAACGAAAGGGACTCTTTTTGACATGGAGCTGGAACTGCTGGCGTTACAGGGGATGCATAATCTCTATAACTCGATGGCGTCGGGGATTGTAGCGAAGCTGCTCGACATATCCGACGACAATCTGCGTCTGGCCCTGTCGGACTTCAAGGGTGTTCCTCACCGGTTGGAGAAGGTGGCGTCGGTGAGGGGAGTCCAATATATCAATGATTCCAAGGCAACCAATGTAAACTCCTGTTGGTATGCACTTCAAAGCATGCGCACGAAAGTGGTACTGATTCTTGGAGGTACCGACAAAGGAAACGACTATTCAGAGATTGAGGATCTGGTAAGGCAGAAAGTGAGGGCATTGATCTTTTTGGGTAAGGACAACAGCAAGCTGCATGCCTATTTCGATGGCATAGTGCCCTCTATTGAAGATGCCGGATCGATGAAGGAGGCCGTAGATGCCGCTTACAGGTTGGCAAAAAAGGGAGATACCGTCTTGTTGTCGCCCTGTTGT
- the mraY gene encoding phospho-N-acetylmuramoyl-pentapeptide-transferase — translation MLYYLFQYLDKLDVPGAGMFQYVTFRASLAAIISLLFSVIVGARIIRALQKNQIGETIRNLDLEGQYSKRGTPTMGGVIIIVSILVAILLMGKLENIYIIIMIISTVWLGALGFADDYIKVLKREKEGLKGKIKVVAQVGLGLIVGLIMYMSPDIVSRENTEVRVNNVIEQVQYKGQDVKTTKTTIPFVKNNNFDYRWLVSWMGDFADVAVWVVFVLAVILIVTAVSNSANLTDGLDGLASGSSAVIGVALGVLAYVSGRVDFASYLNIMYIPGSDELMVFAAAFVGATVGFLWYNAYPAQVFMGDTGSLTLGGIIGVFAVLIHKELLLPILCGVFFVEALSVILQVSYFKYTKKKTGVGKRVFKMTPLHHHFQKAGNAGIDALIQKPLVPITEPKLVSRFWLIGMILAVIAVATLKMR, via the coding sequence ATGCTCTACTATCTTTTTCAATATTTGGACAAACTGGATGTTCCCGGTGCCGGTATGTTTCAGTATGTTACATTCCGGGCCTCGCTTGCCGCCATTATTTCGTTGCTCTTCTCAGTCATTGTAGGTGCAAGGATCATTCGTGCACTGCAGAAGAATCAGATCGGGGAGACGATCCGCAACCTCGATCTGGAGGGGCAATACAGTAAACGGGGCACACCCACCATGGGTGGTGTTATCATCATTGTCTCCATCCTGGTGGCGATCCTGCTGATGGGGAAACTTGAAAATATCTATATTATCATCATGATAATAAGCACCGTATGGTTGGGTGCTTTGGGCTTCGCCGACGATTATATCAAGGTACTCAAGAGAGAGAAAGAGGGGTTGAAAGGGAAAATCAAGGTGGTGGCACAGGTGGGACTCGGGCTGATTGTCGGCCTGATCATGTATATGAGCCCCGATATTGTTTCCCGTGAGAATACTGAGGTGAGGGTTAACAACGTAATCGAACAGGTTCAGTACAAGGGACAGGATGTAAAGACCACGAAAACTACCATTCCTTTTGTAAAGAACAACAATTTTGATTACCGCTGGCTGGTCTCCTGGATGGGAGATTTTGCCGATGTTGCCGTCTGGGTTGTTTTTGTCCTCGCTGTGATTCTGATCGTTACGGCTGTCTCAAACAGCGCCAATTTGACGGATGGTCTGGATGGCCTCGCTTCGGGGTCATCGGCGGTCATCGGTGTGGCGTTGGGAGTCCTGGCTTATGTTTCGGGCCGCGTCGACTTTGCCTCCTACCTCAATATCATGTATATTCCCGGAAGTGACGAGCTGATGGTGTTTGCAGCGGCTTTTGTCGGGGCCACTGTCGGATTCCTCTGGTATAACGCCTATCCTGCCCAGGTCTTTATGGGTGATACCGGCAGCCTTACACTGGGAGGAATCATCGGGGTTTTTGCCGTGCTGATCCATAAGGAGCTGCTGCTGCCCATTCTTTGCGGAGTCTTTTTTGTAGAGGCTCTCTCGGTAATCCTGCAGGTCTCCTATTTCAAATATACAAAGAAAAAAACGGGTGTGGGAAAACGGGTCTTCAAGATGACCCCCCTGCATCACCATTTTCAAAAGGCGGGAAATGCAGGTATTGATGCGCTGATTCAAAAACCGCTGGTTCCGATCACCGAACCCAAGCTTGTGTCGCGTTTCTGGCTGATAGGCATGATCCTGGCGGTAATTGCTGTTGCCACACTGAAGATGAGATAA
- a CDS encoding UDP-N-acetylmuramoyl-L-alanyl-D-glutamate--2,6-diaminopimelate ligase: MRLSQLLEKCKIVAIHGEENVEVENITSDSRQVQKGSLFIAVEGINTDGHDYIGKAIEQDVQVVVYDKPMFEEYFSRVTYVQVENSAIALAQIASAWFGNPSEHLKLVGVTGTNGKTTVATLLHRTFRTLGYGAGLLSTVANYVNDDSFPTTHTTLDPITLNAFLRKMVDAGCQYAFMEVSSHAIHQKRVYGLRFEGGVFTNLTQDHLDYHKNMLEYRNVKKAFFDSLPESAFAITNSDDKNGAVMLQNSVARKYTYSVKGMGDFKARIFEKHFDGTEIEINGKELIVQFVGVFNVYNLLAVYGTAVLLGQQPDELLRILTLLKPVAGRFQTLRSPAGFTAIVDYAHTPDALTNVLNAINEVLEQRGDIITVVGCGGNRDKTKRPLMAREAVELSNKVILTSDNPRFEEPQDIIDDMVAGLDDEQRRTTLSIVDRREAIKTACALAKPGDVILVAGKGHEDYQEIKGVKHHFDDKEELEKIFHGLLPNTLNS, from the coding sequence ATGAGACTGAGTCAACTTCTAGAAAAGTGCAAAATCGTGGCTATTCACGGGGAGGAGAATGTCGAGGTTGAAAACATCACTTCAGATTCCCGACAGGTGCAGAAGGGTTCGCTTTTCATCGCCGTGGAGGGTATCAATACCGACGGACACGATTATATCGGTAAAGCCATAGAACAGGATGTACAGGTTGTGGTTTACGATAAACCGATGTTCGAGGAATATTTCTCCAGAGTAACTTATGTCCAGGTCGAAAATTCGGCCATAGCGCTGGCTCAAATAGCTTCTGCCTGGTTTGGGAATCCGTCGGAGCACCTGAAGTTGGTGGGCGTAACCGGAACGAACGGAAAGACAACGGTGGCTACATTGCTGCACAGAACTTTCAGGACGTTGGGTTACGGTGCAGGACTGCTCTCTACGGTGGCCAACTATGTAAATGACGACAGTTTCCCAACCACGCATACCACCCTCGATCCCATTACCCTCAACGCTTTCCTGCGTAAAATGGTAGATGCAGGTTGCCAGTATGCCTTTATGGAGGTGAGCTCTCATGCCATCCATCAAAAACGGGTGTATGGACTCCGCTTCGAGGGGGGAGTCTTTACAAACCTCACACAGGATCACCTGGACTATCACAAAAACATGCTGGAATACCGGAATGTGAAAAAGGCATTTTTCGATTCACTGCCCGAATCCGCTTTTGCCATCACCAACTCCGACGATAAGAATGGGGCGGTAATGCTTCAGAACAGTGTGGCAAGAAAATATACCTACTCTGTAAAGGGGATGGGTGATTTCAAGGCCCGGATTTTCGAGAAGCATTTCGACGGTACTGAGATCGAGATCAACGGAAAAGAGCTGATTGTGCAGTTTGTGGGAGTCTTCAATGTTTACAATCTGCTGGCGGTATATGGTACGGCCGTTCTCCTCGGGCAACAACCCGACGAGCTGCTCAGGATCCTGACTCTCCTGAAACCGGTGGCAGGGCGTTTCCAGACGTTGCGATCGCCCGCAGGTTTTACTGCAATAGTGGATTATGCCCATACACCGGATGCCCTGACCAATGTGCTGAATGCCATCAATGAAGTGCTGGAACAGAGAGGCGATATCATTACGGTGGTGGGTTGCGGCGGAAACCGCGACAAGACCAAACGGCCATTAATGGCTCGTGAAGCGGTTGAATTAAGTAACAAGGTAATCCTGACTTCCGACAATCCGCGGTTTGAAGAGCCGCAGGATATCATTGACGATATGGTGGCAGGACTTGACGATGAACAACGCCGCACCACACTTTCTATCGTGGACAGGCGTGAAGCGATAAAAACAGCCTGTGCGCTGGCCAAGCCGGGCGATGTCATACTCGTTGCCGGTAAAGGGCACGAAGATTATCAGGAAATTAAGGGGGTGAAGCATCACTTCGACGACAAGGAGGAGCTGGAAAAGATATTCCATGGTTTACTCCCCAACACGCTCAATTCATAA
- a CDS encoding penicillin-binding protein produces the protein MGKRAEENKRRILNRYGLIVFFLLGVGVMIIFSAGKIAFSAEGKKWREVGERETIIKDRVILPKRGNIYTYDGKLLATSEPLYSIYMDFWAEGMRKDTLMKYVDELSVALARKFPDRTASQYKSVILNGWKLREKEERQMKENAEKGVDRKVKLKSRYVRILRPDISYVDLKEIRTYPFFNQRSNRSGLIAEEKNARKRPFGNLANRTVGNVYKDLEKGGASGLELKYDSLLRGVEGVKSRQKIQGRWTDIEEIAAKDGYDIVTTLDADIQEVTERALRAKLEETAAESGTAIIMETKTGEIKGVANLDRLSNGSYAEGNPNAFSYMNEPGSTFKTVTVMVALDDGVITPTDSFHVGNGLYQYNGKWVRDHYWRQGRDRGYLTVKEGIELSSNVVMSKIVLKAYGDDPAKFVKGIDRIGLRKKLTWDVPLNGIEGTSSIRFPDDKTNYWSKTTLPWMSFGYETKVPPIYMLMFYNGIANGGKMIKPFIAKKLLKDGRVVKEYKAEVVNEQMCKESTLVQIQDMLLGVVENGTAKVVKSDYFSIAGKTGTAQIASGGGYSDYYVSFCGYFPADDPLYTCFVGIRKPKGVPSGGGQAGMVFKNIAEQTFVKRTRLSPEQALVDDPEPQKRPPLKNGNWEYGRSVLSMLDLKTSIMKSASDWVKIEFDSVAYRPHALAIADNSVPDVLGMGARDAVYLLEKSGLRVNLTGSGKVVSQSFAPGSRVVKGTTISITLR, from the coding sequence ATGGGAAAGAGAGCCGAAGAGAATAAAAGGAGGATTTTAAACCGTTACGGTCTGATTGTCTTCTTCCTTCTTGGGGTTGGGGTGATGATTATCTTCTCGGCAGGAAAGATTGCCTTCTCGGCGGAAGGGAAAAAGTGGCGTGAAGTTGGGGAGAGGGAGACCATCATCAAGGATCGTGTCATTCTGCCCAAGCGGGGAAACATTTATACTTACGACGGAAAACTCCTGGCTACCAGCGAGCCGCTCTACAGTATCTATATGGATTTCTGGGCGGAAGGGATGAGGAAGGATACATTGATGAAATATGTTGATGAACTTTCGGTGGCATTAGCCAGAAAATTCCCCGACCGGACAGCTTCCCAATATAAGTCGGTCATTCTCAACGGATGGAAGCTCCGGGAGAAGGAAGAGCGACAGATGAAGGAGAATGCGGAAAAAGGTGTCGACAGGAAGGTGAAGTTGAAATCGCGTTACGTGCGTATTCTCAGGCCCGACATCTCATATGTGGATCTGAAGGAGATACGCACCTATCCGTTTTTCAACCAGCGTTCCAACCGCAGCGGACTGATTGCCGAAGAGAAGAATGCCCGAAAACGCCCCTTTGGAAACCTGGCCAACCGGACAGTGGGGAATGTCTATAAGGACCTTGAAAAAGGGGGAGCAAGCGGACTGGAACTGAAGTACGATTCGCTGCTGAGAGGTGTGGAAGGAGTGAAAAGCCGGCAAAAGATCCAGGGCCGCTGGACAGATATTGAGGAGATTGCAGCCAAGGATGGATACGATATTGTAACTACTCTCGATGCCGACATACAGGAAGTTACGGAACGAGCCCTCCGGGCCAAGCTTGAGGAGACTGCCGCGGAATCGGGAACGGCGATCATCATGGAGACCAAAACCGGGGAGATCAAGGGGGTCGCCAACCTCGACAGGTTGAGTAACGGAAGCTATGCGGAGGGTAACCCCAATGCCTTCTCCTATATGAACGAGCCGGGATCTACCTTCAAGACCGTTACGGTGATGGTAGCGCTTGATGACGGGGTGATAACCCCTACCGACTCTTTCCATGTGGGCAACGGGCTGTACCAGTACAATGGGAAGTGGGTGCGCGACCACTATTGGCGGCAGGGTCGCGACAGGGGATATCTTACTGTAAAGGAGGGGATCGAGCTCTCCTCGAACGTGGTGATGAGTAAAATCGTACTCAAGGCATATGGTGACGATCCTGCCAAGTTTGTGAAGGGAATCGACCGGATCGGACTGAGGAAGAAGCTTACTTGGGATGTCCCGCTAAACGGAATTGAGGGGACCTCCTCTATCCGCTTCCCCGATGACAAGACAAACTACTGGTCCAAGACAACGCTGCCCTGGATGTCGTTCGGTTACGAAACGAAGGTGCCGCCCATCTACATGTTGATGTTCTACAACGGGATAGCCAATGGTGGCAAGATGATCAAGCCCTTTATTGCAAAAAAACTGCTGAAGGACGGAAGGGTTGTAAAGGAGTACAAGGCGGAGGTGGTCAACGAACAGATGTGCAAGGAGAGCACGCTGGTCCAGATACAGGATATGTTGCTGGGGGTAGTGGAGAATGGAACAGCCAAGGTAGTGAAATCGGACTATTTCTCCATCGCGGGAAAGACCGGTACGGCACAGATTGCCAGCGGCGGTGGATATAGCGACTACTATGTCTCGTTTTGTGGCTACTTTCCTGCGGACGATCCGCTCTACACCTGTTTTGTAGGGATCAGAAAACCGAAAGGTGTCCCTTCGGGTGGTGGACAGGCCGGTATGGTCTTCAAGAATATTGCGGAGCAGACCTTTGTAAAGCGAACAAGGCTCTCTCCCGAACAGGCCCTGGTTGATGATCCGGAACCGCAGAAAAGACCACCCCTGAAAAATGGAAACTGGGAGTATGGCAGGAGTGTCCTTTCGATGTTGGATCTCAAAACTTCCATTATGAAGTCTGCTTCAGATTGGGTAAAGATTGAATTCGACTCTGTTGCCTATCGCCCTCACGCTTTGGCAATAGCCGACAATTCGGTACCCGACGTGTTGGGGATGGGTGCCCGGGATGCCGTTTATCTGCTCGAGAAATCGGGACTGCGGGTTAACCTGACCGGTTCGGGGAAAGTTGTGTCACAATCGTTTGCGCCGGGAAGCAGGGTGGTGAAAGGTACCACCATCAGCATCACGCTGAGATGA
- a CDS encoding FtsL-like putative cell division protein codes for MKVKIDSVRKSFVHVFGGNVLTENFFVRNLTFIVVLVIIMILFISHRYTVLQRIAEMERLKVELKDAKYESLTISSDLTEASRQGQIEKRVEESGLELKINNQPVYRIQKGKK; via the coding sequence ATGAAAGTAAAAATTGACAGTGTAAGAAAATCGTTCGTGCATGTTTTCGGAGGAAATGTGCTGACGGAGAACTTTTTTGTCAGGAACCTCACCTTTATCGTGGTTTTGGTTATCATCATGATTCTCTTTATCAGCCACAGATATACCGTCCTTCAGCGGATAGCAGAGATGGAGCGACTGAAGGTCGAACTGAAAGATGCCAAGTATGAGTCGCTAACCATTTCGTCCGATCTGACAGAGGCCAGCCGCCAGGGACAGATCGAGAAAAGGGTAGAGGAGTCGGGGTTGGAATTGAAAATAAACAACCAACCGGTTTATCGCATTCAGAAAGGGAAAAAATGA
- the rsmH gene encoding 16S rRNA (cytosine(1402)-N(4))-methyltransferase RsmH, with translation MYHIPALLQESVDGLNIHPDGVYVDVTFGGGGHSREILRRLGEKGRLFAFDQDEDAYQNHILDPRFTFVKSNFRFLKNFMRYHRVDEVDGILADLGVSSHHFDDSSRGFSFRMPGDLDMRMNRLARKSAADILNEYSEERLSDIFFFYGELKSARKIAAAVASYRRSKKIDAVSDFLEIMKPFTFREKENKTLAQAFQALRIEVNDELKALEEMLMQGLQMLKPGGRFSIISYHSLEDRLVKNFFRAGNVEGVVAEDFFGNRKTPFELINRKVIVPTEEEQVNNPRSRSAKLRIAEKL, from the coding sequence ATGTATCACATACCGGCATTGCTTCAGGAGAGTGTGGACGGACTGAATATTCATCCCGACGGGGTGTATGTTGATGTTACATTCGGCGGAGGCGGGCACTCGAGGGAGATATTGAGACGATTGGGTGAAAAAGGCAGGTTGTTTGCCTTTGATCAGGATGAAGATGCTTACCAAAACCATATCCTGGACCCCCGTTTCACGTTTGTAAAAAGCAACTTTCGTTTTTTGAAGAATTTCATGCGCTATCATCGGGTAGATGAGGTGGATGGGATTCTCGCCGATCTGGGGGTGTCGTCGCACCATTTCGACGATTCAAGTCGCGGATTTTCCTTCAGGATGCCGGGAGATCTCGATATGCGGATGAACCGGCTGGCCAGAAAGAGTGCGGCAGATATTCTGAACGAATATTCCGAGGAGAGGTTGTCTGATATCTTCTTCTTCTATGGCGAGTTGAAAAGTGCGAGAAAGATTGCTGCTGCAGTCGCCTCTTACCGTCGATCGAAAAAGATCGATGCTGTTTCCGATTTTCTGGAAATCATGAAGCCATTCACTTTTCGTGAGAAGGAGAACAAAACCTTGGCTCAGGCGTTTCAGGCGTTGCGCATTGAAGTGAATGACGAGCTGAAGGCGCTGGAAGAGATGTTGATGCAAGGATTGCAGATGTTGAAGCCGGGAGGACGGTTCAGTATCATCTCTTACCATTCGCTGGAGGATCGGCTGGTGAAGAATTTTTTCAGAGCCGGGAACGTAGAAGGGGTGGTTGCCGAGGATTTTTTTGGAAACAGAAAGACTCCGTTTGAACTGATCAACCGAAAAGTGATTGTTCCGACGGAAGAGGAGCAGGTGAACAATCCCCGATCGAGAAGTGCCAAGCTGAGAATTGCGGAGAAATTATAG
- a CDS encoding division/cell wall cluster transcriptional repressor MraZ gives MLQFLGNIEAKADAKGRIFVPAVFRKRLQGADEDFLVLRKDIFQDCLVLYPGSVWENEIETLRSRLNKWNREQQQVFRQFVLDAERLEMDASGRILIPKRYLVLVGIESDVRFLGVDNTIEIWAKEKLEKPLVDPTEFSARLQELMS, from the coding sequence GTGTTGCAATTTCTGGGAAATATCGAAGCTAAAGCCGATGCAAAAGGGCGAATCTTTGTTCCGGCCGTTTTTCGTAAGCGTCTTCAGGGCGCTGATGAAGATTTCCTGGTGCTTCGCAAGGATATTTTTCAGGATTGTCTGGTGCTTTATCCCGGTTCGGTCTGGGAAAACGAGATTGAGACGCTCAGGAGTCGGCTGAATAAATGGAACAGGGAACAACAGCAGGTTTTTCGCCAGTTTGTGCTTGATGCCGAACGACTTGAAATGGATGCGAGCGGAAGGATCTTGATTCCGAAACGCTACTTGGTGCTGGTGGGCATCGAATCTGATGTTCGTTTTCTGGGAGTGGACAACACTATTGAGATATGGGCGAAAGAAAAGCTGGAAAAGCCATTGGTTGATCCGACGGAGTTTTCTGCTAGATTGCAAGAGCTGATGTCCTGA
- a CDS encoding 1-acyl-sn-glycerol-3-phosphate acyltransferase — translation MSEKTDFKLDIDAVLREKAKKQYKKIPKFFINYLKRTIRQEELNAIIERNRDKQGVDFMRALVDKEFKVKLKIHGEENIPASGKGRYIFASNHPLGGLDGICLSAYLGERYNGKIKYLVNDVLLNIRNLESIFVPVNKYGSQAKMSAAVINEAYASGNQIITFPAGLCSRKQKGEIRDLQWMKNFVVKAVEYQRDIIPIHFGARNSNFFYNFANIRKALGIKFNIELIYLPGEMFKNKGETFHITFGKPIPWQSLDKSKSPAQWAEEIKTVVYNLPKQRTSKYGKNHRPG, via the coding sequence ATGTCAGAAAAAACTGATTTCAAACTGGATATTGATGCTGTTTTGCGGGAAAAGGCAAAAAAACAGTACAAGAAGATCCCCAAATTTTTCATCAACTATCTGAAGCGCACCATCCGCCAGGAGGAGTTGAATGCAATTATCGAGCGCAACCGCGACAAGCAGGGCGTTGACTTCATGCGAGCACTGGTAGATAAAGAGTTCAAGGTCAAGCTGAAAATCCATGGGGAGGAGAACATTCCTGCCAGCGGGAAAGGACGGTACATCTTTGCCTCCAACCACCCGCTGGGGGGACTGGATGGCATTTGCCTGTCGGCCTATCTGGGAGAGAGGTACAATGGAAAAATCAAATACCTGGTAAACGATGTATTGCTGAACATCCGGAATCTTGAATCGATATTTGTTCCGGTAAACAAATACGGTTCACAGGCCAAAATGTCGGCCGCGGTCATCAACGAGGCATACGCATCCGGAAACCAGATCATCACCTTCCCCGCAGGATTGTGCTCCAGGAAGCAGAAAGGGGAGATCAGGGATCTACAGTGGATGAAAAACTTCGTCGTCAAGGCTGTCGAATATCAACGGGATATCATACCCATCCATTTCGGCGCCAGGAACTCCAACTTCTTTTACAACTTTGCCAACATAAGAAAAGCGCTGGGCATCAAGTTCAATATCGAACTGATCTATCTGCCCGGTGAGATGTTTAAAAACAAAGGAGAGACATTCCACATCACCTTCGGAAAGCCGATACCCTGGCAATCTCTGGACAAATCGAAAAGTCCGGCGCAGTGGGCAGAAGAGATAAAAACGGTTGTTTACAATTTACCCAAACAGAGAACTAGCAAGTATGGAAAAAATCATCGACCCGGTTGA
- a CDS encoding GNAT family N-acetyltransferase, which translates to MEKIIDPVDKDLIKNELTVGKRVRTTNKANNEIYIFTAHDSPNLMREVGRLREIAFRYYGGGTGLEADIDKYDLMKNPYHQLIVWDPEKEEILGGYRFIMGKQVDFDEKGKPMLATAHLLNFSDDFLKNYLPYTVELGRSFVSLEYQSTLHSRKGIFALDNLWDGLGALTVIDPSMKYFFGKVTMYGTYNKEARNMILYFMHLHFPDPDKLVTPITQLVTNTDIDKMRQLFKGKSFKEDYRVLNKEVRSFGLNIPPLINAYMGLSPSMRFFGTSINDEFGDVEESGILIEINQILEEKKQRHIESYIKSKPSRRFLLGLRQAISGKARKR; encoded by the coding sequence ATGGAAAAAATCATCGACCCGGTTGATAAAGACCTTATAAAAAACGAACTGACTGTAGGAAAGAGAGTTCGCACCACCAACAAGGCCAATAACGAGATCTACATCTTCACCGCTCACGATTCACCAAACCTGATGCGGGAAGTAGGGAGGCTGCGAGAGATCGCTTTCCGTTACTACGGTGGGGGAACAGGTCTAGAGGCGGATATCGACAAGTATGACCTGATGAAGAATCCGTATCATCAACTCATAGTATGGGACCCCGAAAAAGAGGAGATACTGGGCGGTTACCGATTCATCATGGGCAAACAGGTCGACTTCGACGAGAAGGGAAAACCGATGCTTGCCACCGCTCATCTGTTGAACTTTTCCGACGACTTTCTGAAAAACTATCTCCCCTATACCGTTGAACTGGGCCGATCGTTCGTCTCTCTCGAATACCAGTCCACCCTCCACAGCCGCAAGGGCATCTTTGCCCTCGACAACCTGTGGGACGGTTTGGGGGCACTGACAGTAATCGATCCCTCAATGAAGTACTTTTTCGGAAAAGTAACCATGTACGGGACATACAACAAAGAGGCCAGGAACATGATTCTCTATTTCATGCATCTCCATTTTCCCGATCCCGACAAGCTGGTGACTCCCATCACGCAGCTTGTCACCAACACCGACATCGATAAGATGAGGCAACTCTTCAAGGGGAAGAGTTTCAAGGAGGATTACCGGGTGCTGAACAAGGAGGTGCGCAGTTTCGGACTGAATATCCCACCGCTCATCAACGCATACATGGGGTTGTCGCCCTCCATGCGTTTCTTCGGGACATCGATCAACGACGAATTTGGCGATGTGGAAGAGTCGGGTATTCTCATCGAGATCAATCAGATCCTGGAGGAGAAAAAGCAACGGCATATCGAATCATACATAAAATCCAAGCCGAGCAGACGCTTCCTGCTCGGGTTAAGGCAGGCCATTTCCGGAAAAGCGAGAAAGCGATAG
- a CDS encoding flavodoxin: MKSIAIIYGSSTENTKRAAEKIAERLSEYSPALVDIYDGDEGAFHANEVLILGVSTWGVKDLQDDWSDFYHKLEKMDLTGKTVALFGLGDSFIYPDSFVDAMGILYETVSERGATVVGEVSPEGYQFDFSRALKNGQFVGLPLDEDNDADLTDERIDKWVESLKKYLD; the protein is encoded by the coding sequence ATGAAGTCAATCGCAATCATATACGGGTCAAGTACGGAGAACACCAAAAGAGCTGCCGAGAAAATCGCTGAAAGGTTATCTGAATACTCTCCCGCTCTGGTAGACATCTACGACGGGGATGAAGGGGCATTTCATGCAAACGAGGTTCTGATTCTTGGTGTCTCAACCTGGGGGGTCAAGGATCTGCAAGACGACTGGTCCGACTTCTACCACAAACTGGAAAAAATGGACCTTACCGGCAAGACCGTAGCCCTCTTCGGGTTGGGTGACTCGTTTATCTATCCCGACTCGTTTGTGGATGCCATGGGCATCTTGTACGAAACGGTTTCGGAGAGGGGTGCCACAGTCGTAGGTGAAGTTTCGCCCGAAGGGTATCAGTTCGATTTCTCCAGGGCATTGAAGAACGGTCAGTTTGTAGGGTTACCGCTGGACGAAGACAATGACGCCGACCTCACCGATGAACGGATCGACAAATGGGTGGAGTCGCTGAAGAAATACCTGGATTGA